A single region of the Ictalurus punctatus breed USDA103 chromosome 17, Coco_2.0, whole genome shotgun sequence genome encodes:
- the exo5 gene encoding exonuclease V isoform X3, with product MEQEGDWDGISDSELLDIQSEHFCIEESPQTPSSSATSGDTQNDRSITFTPSLSNTVEKLKQSPAKRNEETGVKRKRDAKDGCIPLRFGKLHLTVSLLSEQTWCEKKVVYGFLRPQIKKKDKQRIEVKTGASIHLARELEVHDVVQINIQSHEDAVAISLISVLNMIPWLETGQCVRELPVFGVVEGVYIKGVIDELSYNQKGELVLKELKTRKQDSLPGDSQAYGHRFQTSCQL from the exons atggagcaggaaggagaCTGGGACGGCATCAGCGACTCTGAACTCCTGGATATTCAGTCAGAACATTTCTGCATCG AAGAATCTCCTCAGACACCCAGCTCCAGTGCCACCAGTGGTGACACTCAGAATGATCGTTCCATCACTTTCACACCATCACTGTCCAA CACTGTGGAGAAGTTAAAGCAGAGTCCTGCTAAAAGAAATGAGGAGACGGGtgtgaagaggaagagagatgcTAAGGACGGCTGTATCCCTCTGCGCTTCGGGAAGCTTCACCTGACTGTCAGCCTGCTGTCGGAGCAGACCTGGTGTGAGAAGAAAGTTGTGTATGGCTTCCTGAGACCCCAAATCAAGAAAAAAGATAAACAGCGAATTGAGGTGAAGACCGGTGCAAGCATTCATCTAGCAAGAG AGTTGGAGGTCCATGATGTCGTACAGATTAATATTCAAAGCCATGAGGATGCTGTGGCCATTAGTCTGATCAGTGTGTTAAACATGATTCCGTGGTTAGAGACAG GGCAGTGTGTGCGTGAGCTTCCAGTATTCGGTGTAGTAGAAGGAGTTTACATTAAGGGCGTCATTGATGAGCTGAGTTATAACCAGAAGGGGGAGCTGGTGTTGAAAGAGCTGAAGACTCGCAAGCAGGACTCTCTGCCTGGTGATTCCCAGGCTTACGGCCATCGCTTTCAG ACCTCCTGTCAGCTATAA
- the exo5 gene encoding exonuclease V isoform X4 has translation MEQEGDWDGISDSELLDIQSEHFCIEESPQTPSSSATSGDTQNDRSITFTPSLSNTVEKLKQSPAKRNEETGVKRKRDAKDGCIPLRFGKLHLTVSLLSEQTWCEKKVVYGFLRPQIKKKDKQRIEVKTGASIHLARELEVHDVVQINIQSHEDAVAISLISVLNMIPWLETGQCVRELPVFGVVEGVYIKGVIDELSYNQKGELVLKELKTRKQDSLPGDSQAYGHRFQSPS, from the exons atggagcaggaaggagaCTGGGACGGCATCAGCGACTCTGAACTCCTGGATATTCAGTCAGAACATTTCTGCATCG AAGAATCTCCTCAGACACCCAGCTCCAGTGCCACCAGTGGTGACACTCAGAATGATCGTTCCATCACTTTCACACCATCACTGTCCAA CACTGTGGAGAAGTTAAAGCAGAGTCCTGCTAAAAGAAATGAGGAGACGGGtgtgaagaggaagagagatgcTAAGGACGGCTGTATCCCTCTGCGCTTCGGGAAGCTTCACCTGACTGTCAGCCTGCTGTCGGAGCAGACCTGGTGTGAGAAGAAAGTTGTGTATGGCTTCCTGAGACCCCAAATCAAGAAAAAAGATAAACAGCGAATTGAGGTGAAGACCGGTGCAAGCATTCATCTAGCAAGAG AGTTGGAGGTCCATGATGTCGTACAGATTAATATTCAAAGCCATGAGGATGCTGTGGCCATTAGTCTGATCAGTGTGTTAAACATGATTCCGTGGTTAGAGACAG GGCAGTGTGTGCGTGAGCTTCCAGTATTCGGTGTAGTAGAAGGAGTTTACATTAAGGGCGTCATTGATGAGCTGAGTTATAACCAGAAGGGGGAGCTGGTGTTGAAAGAGCTGAAGACTCGCAAGCAGGACTCTCTGCCTGGTGATTCCCAGGCTTACGGCCATCGCTTTCAG agTCCCAGTTGA
- the exo5 gene encoding exonuclease V isoform X1 has product MEQEGDWDGISDSELLDIQSEHFCIEESPQTPSSSATSGDTQNDRSITFTPSLSNTVEKLKQSPAKRNEETGVKRKRDAKDGCIPLRFGKLHLTVSLLSEQTWCEKKVVYGFLRPQIKKKDKQRIEVKTGASIHLARELEVHDVVQINIQSHEDAVAISLISVLNMIPWLETGQCVRELPVFGVVEGVYIKGVIDELSYNQKGELVLKELKTRKQDSLPGDSQAYGHRFQVGLYKLLFDALVRGEVKKEHVLEHLKLRAYQALGAEVITYATNVGINVVTFGELLDTFLLTLSCSDLPCIDVLQLEYCHQGSSSIIGTVLVQFDESQLRAELRGYLEYWRGQREPKGVDIEEAWKCTSCAYEGICDWRKNRSQVLESLHTRMRVNMN; this is encoded by the exons atggagcaggaaggagaCTGGGACGGCATCAGCGACTCTGAACTCCTGGATATTCAGTCAGAACATTTCTGCATCG AAGAATCTCCTCAGACACCCAGCTCCAGTGCCACCAGTGGTGACACTCAGAATGATCGTTCCATCACTTTCACACCATCACTGTCCAA CACTGTGGAGAAGTTAAAGCAGAGTCCTGCTAAAAGAAATGAGGAGACGGGtgtgaagaggaagagagatgcTAAGGACGGCTGTATCCCTCTGCGCTTCGGGAAGCTTCACCTGACTGTCAGCCTGCTGTCGGAGCAGACCTGGTGTGAGAAGAAAGTTGTGTATGGCTTCCTGAGACCCCAAATCAAGAAAAAAGATAAACAGCGAATTGAGGTGAAGACCGGTGCAAGCATTCATCTAGCAAGAG AGTTGGAGGTCCATGATGTCGTACAGATTAATATTCAAAGCCATGAGGATGCTGTGGCCATTAGTCTGATCAGTGTGTTAAACATGATTCCGTGGTTAGAGACAG GGCAGTGTGTGCGTGAGCTTCCAGTATTCGGTGTAGTAGAAGGAGTTTACATTAAGGGCGTCATTGATGAGCTGAGTTATAACCAGAAGGGGGAGCTGGTGTTGAAAGAGCTGAAGACTCGCAAGCAGGACTCTCTGCCTGGTGATTCCCAGGCTTACGGCCATCGCTTTCAG GTGGGCTTGTATAAGCTTCTGTTTGATGCACTGGTCAGGGGGGAAGTGAAGAAAGAGCATGTTCTGGAGCACCTCAAACTCAGAGCCTACCAGGCTCTTGGAGCTGAAGTCATAACGTACGCTACAAACGTCGGGATAAATGTAGTCACTTTTGGCGAACTGCTGGATACTTTCCTCCTCACTTTGTCCTGTTCTGATCTGCCATGCATCGATGTGCTCCAGCTGGAGTACTGTCACCAGGGCTCTAGTAGCATAATTGGCACCGTGTTGGTGCAGTTTGACGAGTCCCAGCTGAGGGCAGAGCTTCGTGGATACCTGGAATACtggagaggacagagagagcccAAGGGGGTGGATATAGAAGAGGCCTGGAAATGCACATCGTGTGCCTATGAGGGGATCTGTGACTGGAGAAAAAATAGATCTCAGGTCCTTGAGAGTCTTCACACCAGGATGAGAGTCAACATGAACTGA
- the exo5 gene encoding exonuclease V isoform X2 — protein MEQEGDWDGISDSELLDIQSEHFCIESPQTPSSSATSGDTQNDRSITFTPSLSNTVEKLKQSPAKRNEETGVKRKRDAKDGCIPLRFGKLHLTVSLLSEQTWCEKKVVYGFLRPQIKKKDKQRIEVKTGASIHLARELEVHDVVQINIQSHEDAVAISLISVLNMIPWLETGQCVRELPVFGVVEGVYIKGVIDELSYNQKGELVLKELKTRKQDSLPGDSQAYGHRFQVGLYKLLFDALVRGEVKKEHVLEHLKLRAYQALGAEVITYATNVGINVVTFGELLDTFLLTLSCSDLPCIDVLQLEYCHQGSSSIIGTVLVQFDESQLRAELRGYLEYWRGQREPKGVDIEEAWKCTSCAYEGICDWRKNRSQVLESLHTRMRVNMN, from the exons atggagcaggaaggagaCTGGGACGGCATCAGCGACTCTGAACTCCTGGATATTCAGTCAGAACATTTCTGCATCG AATCTCCTCAGACACCCAGCTCCAGTGCCACCAGTGGTGACACTCAGAATGATCGTTCCATCACTTTCACACCATCACTGTCCAA CACTGTGGAGAAGTTAAAGCAGAGTCCTGCTAAAAGAAATGAGGAGACGGGtgtgaagaggaagagagatgcTAAGGACGGCTGTATCCCTCTGCGCTTCGGGAAGCTTCACCTGACTGTCAGCCTGCTGTCGGAGCAGACCTGGTGTGAGAAGAAAGTTGTGTATGGCTTCCTGAGACCCCAAATCAAGAAAAAAGATAAACAGCGAATTGAGGTGAAGACCGGTGCAAGCATTCATCTAGCAAGAG AGTTGGAGGTCCATGATGTCGTACAGATTAATATTCAAAGCCATGAGGATGCTGTGGCCATTAGTCTGATCAGTGTGTTAAACATGATTCCGTGGTTAGAGACAG GGCAGTGTGTGCGTGAGCTTCCAGTATTCGGTGTAGTAGAAGGAGTTTACATTAAGGGCGTCATTGATGAGCTGAGTTATAACCAGAAGGGGGAGCTGGTGTTGAAAGAGCTGAAGACTCGCAAGCAGGACTCTCTGCCTGGTGATTCCCAGGCTTACGGCCATCGCTTTCAG GTGGGCTTGTATAAGCTTCTGTTTGATGCACTGGTCAGGGGGGAAGTGAAGAAAGAGCATGTTCTGGAGCACCTCAAACTCAGAGCCTACCAGGCTCTTGGAGCTGAAGTCATAACGTACGCTACAAACGTCGGGATAAATGTAGTCACTTTTGGCGAACTGCTGGATACTTTCCTCCTCACTTTGTCCTGTTCTGATCTGCCATGCATCGATGTGCTCCAGCTGGAGTACTGTCACCAGGGCTCTAGTAGCATAATTGGCACCGTGTTGGTGCAGTTTGACGAGTCCCAGCTGAGGGCAGAGCTTCGTGGATACCTGGAATACtggagaggacagagagagcccAAGGGGGTGGATATAGAAGAGGCCTGGAAATGCACATCGTGTGCCTATGAGGGGATCTGTGACTGGAGAAAAAATAGATCTCAGGTCCTTGAGAGTCTTCACACCAGGATGAGAGTCAACATGAACTGA
- the rflnb gene encoding refilin B, with amino-acid sequence MVGRLNLRNVCDEDLLEMNLKAERLLDSPDSGLPPSPSVSPSPWLIGDRSGDRSGDRSTASSVCEDEGRAATPAAGPLKHVRGVSQLHPFSYGVGIELDPLPPKELRYTSSVRYDSDRHYIQDVCLQPTGLGLESYSQTIIAVSESTWRRYKTQLEFEPRQRVQNYRSTTIVYPKHARTLYTTQLSYDGRKLAKRFLSSVELEVSDCKANQC; translated from the exons ATGGTGGGGAGGCTCAATTTGCGCAATGTGTGTGACGAAGACCTGCTGGAGATGAATCTGAAAGCTGAGAGACTGCTGGACAGTCCAGACTCTGGTCTGCCTCCCAGCCCCAGTGTGAGTCCGAGCCCGTGGCTGATCGGGGACAGGAGTGGGGACAGGAGTGGGGACAGGAGCACCGCCAGCTCCGTGTGTGAGGACGAGGGCAGAGCTGCGACTCCCGCTGCG gGTCCTCTTAAGCATGTTAGAGGTGTCTCGCAATTACACCCATTTTCCTACGGTGTGGGAATTGAACTTGATCCTCTGCCCCCAAAAGAATTAAG ATACACATCATCAGTGCGCTATGACTCGGATCGCCACTACATCCAGGATGTGTGTTTGCAGCCCACAGGTTTGGGCCTGGAGTCGTACAGCCAGACCATCATAGCTGTCTCAGAGAGCACGTGGAGACGATATAAGACCCAGTTGGAGTTTGAACCCCGTCAGCGGGTGCAGAACTACCGGAGCACCACCATCGTGTACCCCAAACATGCCAGGACCCTGTACACCACACAGCTCAGCTATGATGGACGCAAGTTGGCCAAGCGCTTCCTGTCCAGTGTGGAACTAGAGGTGTCTGACTGTAAGGCCAATCAATGTTGA
- the vps53 gene encoding vacuolar protein sorting-associated protein 53 homolog, which translates to MMEDEELEFVEDLDAILHLTPEVQLAIEQVFPSQDPLDRADFNAVEYINTLFPTEQSLANIDEVVNKIRLKIRRLDDNIRTVVRGQTNVGQDGRQALEEAQIAIQQLFGKIKDIKDKAEKSEQMVKEITRDIKQLDHAKRNLTTSITTLNHLHMLAGGVDSLEAMTRKRQYGEVANLLQGVVNVLEHFQKYMGIPQIRQLSERVKAAQSELGTQILADFDEAFPAQGSKRPGGPSIVLRDACLVANVLDPRIRQEIIKKFIRQHLSEYLVLFQENQDVAWLDKIDRRYAWIKRQLVDYEEKYSRMFPEEWCMTERIAVEFCHITRAELAKLMRARAREIEVKLLLFAIQRTTNFEGLLAKRFSGSTLSNGPAKRPEMPLEPTNPFLEDESGEDNVSEKDEDLVRPKKPKTPENPFHGIVSKCFEPHLYVYIESQDKNLGELIDRFVADFRAQGPPKSGTEEGGAVLPSCADLFVYYKKCMVQCSQLSTGEPMIALTTIFQKYLREYAWKILSGNLPKTSSNSGGLTISSLLKEKEGSEVAKFTTEELCLICSILSTAEYCLATTQQLEEKLKEKVDKPLMERINLTGEMDTFSTVISNSIQLLVQDLDAACDPALTAMSKMPWQSVEHVGDQSPYVTSVIMHIKQNVPIIRDNLAATRKYFTQFCIKFINSFIPKFINHLFRCKPISMVGAEQLLLDTHSLKTVLLDLPTIGSQVLRKAPASYTKIVVKGMTRAEMILKVVMAPHEPSVVFVDNYIKLLADGNPETFQKILDMKGLKRSEQSSMLELFRQRLPTPPSGPDTGPSMSFSAPTPEQESSRIRKLEKLIKKRIQ; encoded by the exons GTGTTTCCCAGTCAGGACCCACTCGATCGAGCTGATTTCAATGCAGTTGAATACATCAACACTTTGTTTCCAACTGAGCAG TCACTCGCAAATATAGATGAAGTGGTGAATAAAATTCGCCTGAAAATCAG ACGACTGGATGACAACATCAGGACGGTGGTGAGGGGACAAACTAACGTGGGACAGGATGGCAGGCAG GCTCTGGAGGAGGCTCAGATAGCCATCCAGCAACTGTTTGGCAAAATCAAAGACATCAAGGACAAAGCGGAGAAATCGGAACAAATG GTAAAAGAGATCACCCGGGACATCAAGCAGCTGGACCATGCAAAACGTAACCTAACCACGTCCATTACTACCCTTAATCACCTGCACATGCTAGCAGGAGGTGTGGATTCTCTGGA GGCCATGACACGCAAGAGGCAGTATGGGGAGGTGGCCAACTTGCTCCAGGGAGTGGTCAATGTGCTGGAGCACTTCCAAAAGTATATGGGCATCCCTCAGATCCGCCAACTGTCTGAAAG AGTGAAAGCAGCACAAAGCGAACTAGGCACACAAATCCTAGCTGACTTTGATGAGGCTTTTCCTGCACAGGGCTCAAAG agGCCTGGAGGCCCCAGCATTGTGCTCAGAGATGCCTGTTTGGTGGCCAATGTCCTGGATCCTCGGATTAGGCAGGAAATAATCAAGAAGTTCATTAGGCAGCATCTCTCTGAGTACCTTGTGCTCTTTCAAGAGAACCAGGAT GTGGCATGGTTAGATAAGATTGACCGGCGCTATGCATGGATAAAGCGTCAACTAGTGGACTATGAGGAGAAGTACAGCCGCATGTTCCCTGAAGAGTGGTGCATGACCGAGCGTATAGCTGTGGAGTTCTGCCATATCACCAG GGCTGAGTTGGCCAAGTTGATGCGAGCTCGTGCCAGAGAGATTGAGGTCAAGCTCTTGCTCTTTGCTATTCAGAGGACCACCAATTTCGAGGGGTTGCTGGCTAAGCGCTTCTCAGGCAGCACCTTGAGCAACGGCCCAGCG AAGAGACCGGAGATGCCCTTGGAGCCCACTAACCCTTTTCTGGAGGATGAGTCAGGAGAGGACAATGTTTCTGAAAAGGATGAAGATCTGGTCAGG CCGAAGAAGCCCAAGACCCCAGAGAACCCGTTCCACGGCATTGTTTCCAAATGCTTCGAGCCTCATCTCTATGTCTATATCGAATCACAGGACAA GAACCTCGGCGAGCTGATTGACCGCTTTGTGGCTGATTTCCGAGCGCAGGGTCCCCCTAAGTCGGGCACTGAAGAAGGGGGAGCTGTGTTGCCCAGCTGTGCAGATCTCTTTGTATACTATAAAAAGTGCATGGTGCAATGCTCTCAGCTGAGCACAGGAGAGCCCATGATCGCCCTCACTACCATCTTCCAGAAGTACCTGCGCGAGTATGCCTGGAAGATCCTGTCTGGGAACCTGCCCAA aacaAGCAGTAACAGTGGAGGTTTAACCATCAGCAGTCTATTAAAGGAAAAAGAGGGTTCGGAGGTGGCCAAATTTACCACAGAAGAGCTCTGTCTTATATGCAGTATCCTCAGCACAGCCGAATACTGCCTTGCTACCACACAACAg CTGGAGGAGAAGCTAAAGGAGAAAGTGGACAAGCCGCTTATGGAGAGGATTAACCTAACAGGAGAGATGGACACCTTTAGCAC TGTGATCTCCAATAGCATCCAGCTTTTAGTTCAGGATCTGGATGCTGCATGTGATCCAGCCCTCACAGCCATGAGCAAG ATGCCATGGCAGAGTGTGGAACATGTTGGTGACCAAAGTCCCTATGTCACTTCTGTCATCATGCATATTAAACAGAATGTACCAATCATCAGAGACAACCTGGCTGCCACCCGCAAATACTTCACTCAGTTCTGCATCAAGTTCATCAA CTCCTTTATTCCAAAGTTCATCAACCACCTGTTCCGGTGTAAACCCATCAGCATGGTTGGAGCTGAGCAG CTTCTATtggacacacactctctgaagACTGTTTTGTTAGACCTCCCAACCATTGGCTCTCAAGTCCTTCGCAAAGCTCCAGCGAGTTACACTAAAATAGTGGTCAAAGGGATGACTCGGGCAGAGATGATTCTTAAG GTGGTCATGGCCCCTCATGAGCCGTCAGTGGTGTTTGTGGATAATTATATCAAGCTTCTTGCTGATGGCAACCCAGAGACTTTCCAGAAAATTCTAGACATGAAG GGACTGAAGCGCAGTGAGCAAAGCAGTATGCTCGAGCTCTTCAGACAGAGGTTACCCACTCCCCCCTCAGGGCCAGACACAGGACCCTCTATGTCCTTCAGCGCTCCAACCCCTGAGCAGGAGTCCTCACGCATCCGCAAACTTGAAAAGCTCATCAAAAAACGAATTCAGTGA